One part of the Methylobacterium terrae genome encodes these proteins:
- the ligA gene encoding NAD-dependent DNA ligase LigA gives MPPTRDPALDDLDPKSAQSLHAALSAEIAEHDRRYHGEDAPTISDAEYDALRRRLEAIEARFPDLAGTGEASASVGAKASDKFAKVRHAAPMLSLGNAFSDEEIGDFVERVRRFLGLSAAEPVAFTAEPKIDGLSLSLRYENGRLVTAATRGDGEVGEDVTANVRTIREIPEVLAGSDWPAVCEVRGEVYLSHSDFAGINARQEEAGKPLFANPRNAAAGSLRQLDPGITASRPLRFFAYAAGEMSEPPAESQYEMIEAFREWGLPVNPLTVLCADAPAMLAHYRMIEARRPELGYDIDGVVYKVDDFALQRRLGFVARAPRWALAHKFPAQRATTVVEAIDINVGRTGSLNPLARLKPVTVGGVVVSNATLHNEDYVHGVDADGAPIRSGVAIWHGQSLREDADLARGSDVRVGDTVVVLRAGDVIPKVADVVLERRPGDAVPYRFPETCPACGSHAVRGLNPRTGKLDAVRRCTGGLICPAQGQERLKHFVSRNAFDIEGFGETYIETLFEAGLVRQPADLFRLDFEPLKAAVVARRQALSAERALAAGKEVKKAGKKKDDEDKAIKNLLAGVEARRRIPLNRFVFALGIEQVGEATAKALAKHFSDMPALMAGVAAAAACQPGPDWVALASLDRVGATTRDRLLAAAAEAPEADLLAGGAVARLSAPQRAALVEAYGDSAGVRAVVERAAGQVPGDAYRALADDGEIGAVTTASLIQFFSEGHNVAAVEALLAEVETERAAAPTQAAAFSGKTVVFTGSLERMTRSEAKATAERLGAKVSGSVSAKTDLVVAGPGAGSKLKDAEKHGVKVISEEEWLAMVASA, from the coding sequence ATGCCCCCGACCCGCGACCCCGCCCTCGACGACCTCGACCCGAAGAGCGCCCAGAGCCTCCACGCCGCCCTCTCGGCGGAGATCGCGGAGCACGACCGGCGTTATCACGGCGAGGATGCGCCGACGATCTCGGATGCCGAGTACGACGCCCTGCGCCGCCGGCTCGAGGCGATCGAGGCGCGGTTTCCCGATCTCGCCGGCACCGGCGAGGCCTCGGCCAGCGTCGGCGCCAAGGCGTCGGACAAGTTCGCCAAGGTGCGGCACGCGGCGCCGATGCTCTCGCTCGGCAACGCCTTCTCGGACGAGGAGATCGGCGACTTCGTCGAGCGGGTGCGCCGCTTCCTCGGCCTGTCGGCCGCCGAGCCAGTCGCCTTCACGGCCGAGCCGAAGATCGACGGGCTGTCCTTGTCCCTGCGCTACGAGAACGGGCGCCTCGTCACCGCGGCGACGCGGGGCGACGGCGAGGTCGGCGAGGACGTGACCGCCAACGTGCGCACCATCCGGGAGATCCCCGAGGTGCTGGCCGGCTCGGACTGGCCAGCCGTGTGCGAGGTGCGCGGCGAGGTCTACCTGTCGCATTCCGATTTCGCCGGCATCAACGCGCGCCAGGAGGAGGCCGGCAAGCCGCTCTTCGCCAACCCGCGCAACGCCGCCGCCGGCTCGCTCCGCCAGCTCGATCCCGGCATCACCGCCTCGCGGCCCCTGCGGTTCTTCGCCTACGCCGCCGGCGAGATGTCCGAGCCGCCGGCGGAGTCGCAGTACGAGATGATCGAGGCCTTCCGGGAGTGGGGCCTGCCGGTGAACCCGCTGACCGTGCTGTGCGCGGACGCGCCCGCGATGCTGGCGCATTACCGGATGATCGAGGCGCGGAGGCCTGAGCTCGGCTACGACATCGACGGCGTCGTCTACAAGGTCGATGATTTCGCGCTCCAGCGCCGCCTCGGCTTCGTCGCCCGGGCGCCGCGCTGGGCGCTCGCCCACAAGTTCCCGGCCCAGCGCGCGACCACGGTCGTGGAGGCGATCGACATCAATGTCGGGCGCACCGGCTCGCTCAACCCCCTGGCGCGCCTGAAGCCCGTCACGGTCGGCGGCGTCGTGGTGTCGAACGCCACGCTCCACAACGAGGATTACGTCCACGGCGTCGATGCCGACGGCGCGCCGATCCGCAGCGGCGTGGCGATCTGGCACGGGCAGTCGTTGCGGGAGGATGCCGACCTCGCTCGCGGGTCGGACGTGCGCGTCGGCGACACCGTGGTGGTCCTGCGCGCCGGCGACGTGATCCCGAAGGTCGCCGACGTGGTGCTGGAGCGCCGCCCCGGGGACGCGGTGCCCTACCGCTTCCCCGAGACCTGCCCGGCCTGCGGCAGCCACGCGGTGCGGGGCTTGAACCCGCGCACGGGCAAGCTCGACGCGGTGCGCCGCTGCACCGGCGGCCTGATCTGCCCGGCGCAGGGCCAGGAGCGGCTGAAGCACTTCGTCTCGCGCAACGCCTTCGACATCGAGGGCTTCGGCGAGACCTACATCGAGACCCTGTTCGAGGCCGGCCTGGTGCGCCAGCCCGCCGACCTGTTCCGCCTCGACTTCGAGCCCCTGAAGGCCGCGGTGGTCGCCCGGCGCCAGGCACTCTCGGCCGAGCGGGCGCTCGCCGCCGGCAAGGAGGTGAAGAAGGCGGGGAAGAAGAAGGACGACGAGGACAAGGCGATCAAGAACCTCCTCGCCGGGGTCGAGGCCCGCCGCAGGATCCCGCTCAACCGGTTCGTCTTCGCGCTCGGCATCGAGCAGGTCGGCGAGGCGACCGCCAAGGCGCTGGCCAAGCACTTTTCGGATATGCCGGCCCTGATGGCGGGCGTCGCGGCCGCCGCCGCCTGCCAGCCCGGGCCGGACTGGGTCGCGCTCGCGAGCCTCGACCGCGTCGGCGCCACCACCCGCGACCGGCTGCTCGCCGCGGCCGCCGAGGCACCGGAGGCCGATCTGCTGGCCGGCGGCGCGGTCGCCCGCCTGTCGGCGCCGCAGCGCGCCGCCCTGGTCGAGGCCTACGGCGACTCGGCCGGCGTGCGCGCGGTGGTGGAGCGGGCGGCGGGGCAGGTGCCCGGCGACGCCTACCGGGCGCTCGCCGACGACGGCGAGATCGGCGCCGTCACCACCGCGTCGCTGATCCAGTTCTTCTCGGAAGGCCACAACGTCGCGGCGGTGGAGGCGCTGCTCGCCGAGGTCGAGACCGAGCGGGCGGCAGCGCCCACGCAAGCAGCGGCGTTCAGCGGCAAGACCGTGGTCTTCACCGGCTCCCTCGAGCGGATGACCCGCAGCGAGGCCAAGGCCACGGCCGAGCGGCTCGGCGCCAAGGTCTCGGGTTCGGTCTCGGCCAAGACCGACCTCGTGGTGGCGGGGCCGGGCGCCGGCAGCAAGCTCAAGGATGCCGAGAAGCACGGCGTGAAGGTGATCTCGGAGGAGGAGTGGCTGGCGATGGTGGCGAGCGCCTGA
- a CDS encoding HepT-like ribonuclease domain-containing protein gives MAPREFRHALDDMLAAIDGIQRATAGKDLANYAGDWLLKHGVQRGIEIISEASRTVPPDIQARRPEIPWRKIRGIGNILRHEYHSLSDRIIWGIVVDELPALRSAVTFLLSAPHSDDGTGAP, from the coding sequence ATGGCTCCGCGCGAGTTCCGCCACGCGCTCGACGATATGCTCGCGGCAATCGACGGCATCCAGCGCGCGACGGCAGGTAAAGACCTCGCAAATTATGCTGGCGACTGGCTGCTGAAACACGGTGTGCAGAGGGGCATCGAAATCATCTCCGAGGCCAGTCGCACAGTGCCGCCCGACATCCAGGCGCGGCGGCCCGAGATCCCGTGGCGCAAGATCCGCGGCATCGGAAATATCCTGCGACACGAGTACCATAGCCTATCCGACCGTATCATCTGGGGCATCGTCGTGGACGAGCTTCCAGCGTTGCGGAGCGCAGTCACCTTCCTTCTGTCGGCCCCTCACTCTGACGATGGAACGGGTGCGCCGTGA
- a CDS encoding nucleotidyltransferase family protein, protein MTRGDAISHLEAHADSVRAMGATALYLFGSTVRNEARPDSDLDLFIDYDPESCFNGFDLVGIKLFLEDQLGRAVDVTTRDSLHPRLRERIERSAVKVF, encoded by the coding sequence ATGACCCGCGGCGACGCCATCTCACACCTCGAGGCGCATGCCGACAGCGTGCGGGCGATGGGCGCCACCGCCCTCTACCTGTTCGGATCGACCGTCCGGAACGAGGCGCGGCCCGACAGCGACCTCGACCTGTTCATCGACTACGACCCCGAGAGCTGCTTCAACGGCTTCGATCTCGTCGGCATCAAGCTCTTCCTCGAGGACCAGTTGGGGAGAGCGGTCGACGTGACCACCCGCGACAGCCTGCATCCGCGGCTGCGCGAGCGCATCGAGCGTTCGGCAGTGAAAGTCTTTTGA
- a CDS encoding acyltransferase family protein: MTRTFAAGLGQPHNAFGAVRLTLALLVVVSHAFSVTTGALLDEPLTRLTGYTLGEHAVNGFFAVSGFLVTMSMLRRGPRDYVVARALRIAPGLVAAALVVSLGLGSLMTNLPLSAYWGDPGLWRFISGTLTTFKSNAALPSVFSENPFRFPMGTVWTLKYEVLCYLGLLAAGLLGTLRWRWLAPLLVAGLAVALTVAGLRAGEMPKALETSLRLPLIFAAGAALFLYADRARLIWPLALALFVLAWLVHGTALYPPVLFLAEAYGVLCLGLEPPVRHPALDPRADLSYGTYLYGWPVQQSLHALFPAASAWALLGPSLVITLAVAGLSWRFVERPALGWKARLIGKREAVA; encoded by the coding sequence GTGACCCGCACCTTCGCCGCCGGACTCGGTCAGCCGCACAACGCCTTCGGGGCGGTCCGCCTGACGCTCGCGCTCCTCGTCGTGGTCTCGCACGCGTTCAGCGTCACCACCGGCGCGCTCCTCGACGAGCCGCTGACGCGCCTGACCGGCTACACGCTCGGCGAGCACGCGGTGAACGGCTTCTTCGCCGTCTCAGGGTTCCTCGTCACCATGAGCATGCTGCGCCGCGGCCCGCGCGACTACGTCGTGGCGCGAGCCCTTCGCATCGCTCCCGGGCTGGTGGCGGCGGCCCTCGTCGTCTCGCTCGGCCTCGGCAGCCTGATGACGAACCTGCCGCTTTCCGCCTACTGGGGCGATCCGGGGCTGTGGCGGTTCATCTCCGGCACGCTCACCACCTTCAAGAGCAACGCCGCCCTGCCGAGCGTCTTCTCGGAGAACCCGTTCCGCTTCCCGATGGGGACGGTCTGGACGCTGAAATACGAGGTCCTGTGCTATCTCGGCCTCCTGGCGGCGGGGCTCCTCGGAACGCTCCGCTGGCGCTGGCTCGCCCCCTTGCTCGTCGCCGGCCTGGCGGTGGCGCTGACTGTCGCCGGCCTGCGCGCGGGCGAGATGCCGAAGGCCCTGGAAACGTCCTTGCGCCTGCCTCTGATCTTCGCCGCCGGCGCGGCGCTGTTCCTCTACGCCGACCGCGCCCGGTTGATCTGGCCGCTGGCGCTGGCCCTCTTCGTCCTGGCATGGCTCGTCCACGGCACCGCCCTCTACCCGCCGGTGCTGTTCCTCGCCGAGGCCTACGGCGTGCTGTGCCTCGGCCTCGAGCCCCCGGTCCGCCACCCGGCCCTCGACCCGCGGGCCGACCTCTCCTACGGCACCTACCTGTACGGCTGGCCGGTGCAGCAGAGCCTGCACGCGCTGTTTCCCGCGGCCTCGGCGTGGGCGCTGCTCGGACCGTCGCTGGTCATCACTCTCGCGGTGGCGGGGCTGTCCTGGCGGTTCGTCGAGCGGCCGGCATTGGGGTGGAAGGCGCGGTTGATCGGCAAGCGTGAGGCAGTAGCCTGA
- a CDS encoding glycosyltransferase family 2 protein: MPGLVAVVVAHDSAGVLPACLTALAREHVPALVVDNASRDGSADLAASLGARVLRLPRNEGYGRANNAGIWAAGRAEYALIVNPDVELQAGSADALLAAAEAYPDAGAFAPRIVEPDGRFFYQPRSLLAPYLTNPGGRFHPPEGDACAPFLSGACLMVRRDLFLSLGGFDPNIFLFYEDDDLCRRIADAGRALVHVHGAVALHGRGASSAPEPGRVHRSRWHQAWSRAYVSRKYGLPDPTGAMLAKNGIKAGLAALVFRSSGLERYGGSVAGAWAARQGRSALAREGLAEEAPVRSPETEA; encoded by the coding sequence GTGCCCGGTCTCGTCGCGGTCGTCGTCGCGCATGACAGCGCCGGTGTCCTGCCGGCCTGCCTTACGGCGCTCGCCCGCGAGCACGTGCCGGCGCTCGTCGTCGACAACGCGAGCCGCGACGGCTCGGCGGACCTCGCCGCGTCGCTCGGGGCGCGGGTGCTGCGGCTGCCCCGCAACGAGGGCTACGGCCGGGCCAACAATGCCGGGATCTGGGCGGCGGGGCGGGCCGAGTACGCGCTCATCGTCAACCCCGACGTCGAGCTCCAGGCAGGCAGCGCCGACGCCCTGCTCGCCGCGGCCGAGGCCTATCCCGATGCGGGGGCGTTCGCGCCCCGCATCGTCGAGCCCGACGGGCGCTTCTTCTACCAGCCGCGCTCGCTGCTCGCGCCCTACCTCACCAATCCGGGCGGGCGCTTCCATCCGCCGGAGGGCGATGCCTGCGCGCCGTTCCTCTCCGGCGCCTGCCTGATGGTGCGGCGCGACCTGTTCCTGTCGCTCGGCGGGTTCGATCCGAACATCTTCCTGTTCTACGAGGACGACGACCTCTGCCGCCGGATCGCCGATGCGGGCCGGGCGCTCGTCCACGTCCACGGCGCGGTGGCGCTGCACGGGCGCGGCGCCTCGAGCGCGCCGGAGCCCGGCCGGGTGCACCGCTCGCGCTGGCACCAGGCCTGGTCGCGGGCCTACGTCTCCCGCAAGTACGGCCTGCCCGATCCGACCGGCGCGATGCTGGCGAAGAACGGCATCAAGGCGGGGCTCGCCGCCCTGGTCTTCCGCAGCTCCGGCCTCGAGCGCTACGGCGGCTCGGTCGCCGGCGCCTGGGCGGCGCGACAGGGCCGCTCGGCGCTGGCGCGCGAAGGGCTCGCCGAGGAAGCGCCCGTTCGTTCGCCGGAGACCGAGGCGTGA
- the aspS gene encoding aspartate--tRNA ligase → MHRYRSHTCGALRASDVGATIRLSGWCHRVRDHGGVLFIDLRDHYGITQCVIDPDSAAFKAAEAVRSEWVIRIDGRVRQRPAGTENAELPTGAVEVYITDLEVLGAAGELPMPVFGDQEYPEETRLKYRFLDLRREKLHANIMRRGAIIDSLRRRMREGGFFEFQTPILTASSPEGARDFLVPSRLHPGKFYALPQAPQQFKQLTMIAGFDRYFQIAPCFRDEDARADRSPGEFYQLDIEMSFVTQEDVFQAVEPVLRSVFEEFADGKRVSPSFVRIPYAEAMLKYGVDKPDLRNPLVIADVTDEFLREDVTFNAFKNAIKAGGVVRAVPAPGAASQPRSFFDKLNDWARSEGAPGLGYIVFEEEGGQLTGRGPIAKFVPAEAQAAIAAKAGLKAGDAVFFSAGPEAKAAGLAGKARIRVGDELNLSDKDQFAFCWITDFPMYEWNEDEKRVDFSHNPFSMPNFDHDAFMALDPEDHATILGIKAFQYDIVCNGIELSSGAIRNHRPEVMEKAFGLAGYPKDVLEAKFGGMLNALKMGAPPHGGIAPGVDRIVMLLCNEPNIREVVLFPMNQRAEDLMMGAPSEVGLKQLRELHIRLNLPQKQG, encoded by the coding sequence ATGCACCGCTATCGTTCCCATACCTGCGGGGCGCTCCGCGCTTCCGACGTCGGCGCGACCATCCGCCTCTCGGGCTGGTGCCACCGCGTCCGCGACCATGGCGGCGTGCTGTTCATCGACCTGCGCGACCATTACGGCATCACGCAATGCGTGATCGATCCGGATTCCGCGGCCTTCAAGGCGGCCGAGGCCGTGCGCTCCGAGTGGGTGATCCGCATCGACGGCCGCGTGCGCCAGCGGCCGGCCGGCACCGAGAACGCGGAACTCCCGACCGGCGCGGTCGAGGTCTACATCACCGACCTCGAGGTGCTGGGCGCCGCCGGCGAATTGCCGATGCCGGTCTTCGGCGACCAGGAGTATCCCGAGGAGACGCGGCTCAAGTACCGCTTCCTCGACCTGCGCCGCGAGAAGCTGCACGCCAACATCATGCGCCGCGGCGCGATCATCGATTCGCTGCGCCGGCGGATGCGCGAGGGCGGGTTCTTCGAGTTCCAGACCCCGATCCTCACCGCCTCGTCGCCGGAGGGCGCGCGCGACTTCCTGGTGCCGTCGCGCCTGCATCCGGGCAAGTTCTACGCCCTGCCGCAGGCCCCGCAGCAGTTCAAGCAGCTGACGATGATCGCCGGCTTCGACCGGTACTTCCAGATCGCGCCGTGCTTCCGGGACGAGGACGCCCGGGCCGACCGCTCGCCGGGCGAGTTCTACCAGCTCGACATCGAGATGAGCTTCGTCACGCAGGAGGACGTGTTCCAGGCCGTCGAGCCGGTCCTGCGCTCGGTCTTCGAGGAATTCGCCGACGGCAAGCGCGTCTCGCCGAGCTTCGTGCGGATCCCCTACGCCGAGGCGATGCTGAAATACGGCGTCGACAAGCCGGACCTGCGCAACCCCCTCGTCATCGCCGACGTGACCGACGAGTTCCTGCGCGAGGACGTGACCTTCAACGCGTTCAAGAACGCCATCAAGGCCGGCGGCGTGGTCCGCGCCGTGCCCGCCCCGGGTGCGGCGTCCCAGCCGCGCTCGTTCTTCGACAAGCTCAACGACTGGGCCCGCTCCGAGGGCGCGCCCGGCCTCGGCTACATCGTGTTCGAGGAGGAGGGCGGCCAGCTCACCGGCCGCGGGCCGATCGCCAAGTTCGTGCCGGCGGAGGCGCAAGCGGCGATTGCCGCCAAGGCCGGCCTCAAGGCCGGCGACGCGGTGTTCTTCTCCGCGGGGCCCGAGGCCAAGGCGGCGGGGCTCGCCGGCAAGGCTCGCATCCGGGTCGGCGACGAGCTCAACCTGTCCGACAAGGACCAGTTCGCCTTCTGCTGGATCACCGACTTCCCGATGTACGAGTGGAACGAGGACGAGAAGCGGGTCGATTTCTCGCACAACCCGTTCTCGATGCCGAACTTCGACCACGACGCGTTCATGGCCCTCGACCCGGAGGACCACGCGACGATCCTCGGCATCAAGGCGTTCCAGTACGACATCGTCTGCAACGGCATCGAGCTGTCGTCGGGCGCGATCCGCAACCATCGCCCCGAAGTGATGGAGAAGGCCTTCGGGCTCGCCGGCTACCCGAAGGACGTGCTCGAGGCGAAGTTCGGCGGCATGCTGAACGCGCTGAAGATGGGCGCGCCGCCGCACGGCGGCATCGCGCCGGGCGTCGACCGCATCGTGATGCTGCTCTGCAACGAGCCGAACATCCGCGAGGTGGTGCTGTTCCCGATGAACCAGCGCGCCGAGGACCTGATGATGGGGGCGCCCTCCGAGGTCGGCCTCAAGCAGCTGCGCGAGCTGCACATCCGCCTCAACCTGCCGCAGAAGCAGGGCTGA
- the rnd gene encoding ribonuclease D, whose amino-acid sequence MKLITSTEELASACARFATQPFVTVDTEFMRETTYYPKLCLIQIAAPDGSTALVDPLAPDIDLAPFFALMGDEGVLKVFHSARQDLEIIWLLGGLLPQPFFDTQVAAMVCGYGDSVSYEQLVNDVAKAKIDKSSRFTDWSRRPLSDAQLSYALSDVTHLIKVYEVLARELLSTDRGAWLDEEMAVLTSPDTYRADPDQAWRRLSSRMRKAREIAVLMEVAAWREREAQSRNVPRGRILKDEAVIDLATSAPRSVEALGRLRTIPAGFERSRTGADILAAVERGLSRDPSTVPTPERGRARSGGNGALVELLKVLLKAVCEDERVAPKIIATVDDLEALAEDDAADVPVLHGWRRGLFGEKALALKAGRLALSAEGGRVVVRELPSEP is encoded by the coding sequence ATGAAGCTGATTACTTCGACGGAAGAACTCGCCTCCGCTTGCGCGCGCTTCGCCACGCAACCCTTCGTGACCGTCGACACGGAGTTCATGCGCGAGACGACCTACTATCCGAAGCTGTGCCTGATCCAGATCGCGGCACCGGACGGGTCGACCGCGCTCGTCGATCCGCTGGCGCCCGACATCGATCTCGCGCCGTTCTTCGCGCTCATGGGCGACGAGGGCGTGCTGAAGGTGTTCCACTCGGCGCGCCAGGACCTCGAGATCATCTGGCTGCTCGGCGGCCTGCTGCCGCAGCCGTTCTTCGACACGCAGGTCGCCGCGATGGTGTGCGGCTACGGTGATTCCGTCTCCTACGAGCAGCTCGTCAACGACGTCGCCAAGGCGAAGATCGACAAGTCGTCGCGCTTCACCGACTGGTCGCGCCGGCCGCTCTCGGACGCGCAGCTGAGCTACGCCCTGTCGGACGTCACCCACCTCATCAAGGTCTACGAGGTGCTGGCGCGGGAACTGCTCTCGACCGACCGCGGCGCCTGGCTCGACGAGGAGATGGCGGTCCTCACCTCCCCCGACACCTACCGGGCCGATCCGGACCAGGCCTGGCGGCGGCTGAGCAGCCGGATGCGCAAGGCCCGCGAGATCGCGGTGCTGATGGAGGTGGCGGCCTGGCGCGAGCGCGAGGCGCAGTCCCGCAACGTGCCGCGCGGGCGCATCCTGAAGGACGAGGCGGTGATCGACCTCGCCACCTCGGCGCCGCGCAGCGTCGAGGCGCTGGGGCGCCTGCGCACGATTCCCGCCGGGTTCGAGCGCTCGCGCACCGGCGCCGACATCCTGGCCGCCGTCGAGCGCGGCCTGTCGCGCGACCCCTCGACCGTGCCGACCCCCGAGCGGGGCCGCGCGCGCAGCGGCGGCAACGGGGCGCTCGTCGAACTCCTCAAGGTGCTGCTGAAGGCGGTCTGCGAGGACGAGCGCGTGGCGCCCAAGATCATCGCCACCGTCGACGACCTCGAGGCCCTGGCCGAGGACGACGCGGCCGACGTGCCGGTGCTGCACGGCTGGCGCCGCGGCCTGTTCGGCGAGAAGGCGCTGGCGCTCAAGGCCGGCCGCCTGGCGCTCTCGGCGGAGGGCGGGCGCGTGGTGGTGCGGGAACTGCCGTCGGAGCCATAA
- a CDS encoding methyl-accepting chemotaxis protein, which produces MFTLTTSRSLHGAHQQWTRSAQASRLAEADRLLTHALSQLRFERGSAVSGLVLDPAKLGANLTDLARRRTLSSDALSGALGILSSGADRDGIDVRPVSESYEAWTRIRTDLDAALAKPVAARAPDLVKRVNDGYAVLSAAVDALMRATETRLRIEDPSLSDLLRLREMSWAARVLAGNATLMVNDVLAQHRAMTAKEQFDFALTGRETLFAFKIARDIAGGLSGAAEVRAAVEKAWVGYFDGPFDARTRALMPALLDPALPRPTVVESRAQSTPALDTIAAVSLAAVGHLEAVAGASAAEARTELAVQAGLLVLVLVLGLGGMAWVAVGVIRPLATMTGVMRRLAGGDTASAIPHDGRRDEIGAMASALAVFRDGMIRTRRLEEETALARASAEEQRKTGMRQMADGFEQAVGGIVGMVSAAASELQATAESMSATAGATATQSTGAAAAADRAAANVGTVAVAAEELGSSIAEIARQVTDSSGLSQAAVAEANATAGLVQDLAQAASRIGDVVALISSIAAQTNLLALNATIEAARAGAAGRGFAVVAAEVKALAGQTAKATEDITRQIGQIQGSTDQAVAAIGGIGTRIREIAGVAAAVAATVEQQGAATQEIVRNVTHAATGTSEVTRNVASVADAAEETGAAASQVLASASELSRQSEHLNAEVQRFLAGVRAA; this is translated from the coding sequence ATGTTCACGCTGACGACCAGCCGCAGCCTGCACGGTGCCCACCAGCAATGGACGCGGTCGGCGCAAGCCTCGCGCCTCGCGGAAGCGGACCGCCTGCTCACCCATGCCCTCTCTCAGCTGCGCTTCGAGCGCGGCAGCGCGGTCTCGGGGCTCGTCCTCGACCCGGCCAAGCTGGGCGCCAACCTGACCGACCTGGCCCGGCGCCGGACGCTGTCGAGCGACGCGCTGTCCGGCGCCCTCGGCATCCTGTCCTCCGGCGCGGACCGGGACGGCATCGACGTCCGCCCGGTCTCGGAGAGCTATGAAGCCTGGACGCGCATCCGGACCGACCTCGACGCCGCCCTGGCAAAGCCGGTGGCGGCGCGCGCGCCCGACCTCGTGAAGCGGGTCAACGACGGCTACGCGGTCCTCAGCGCCGCCGTCGACGCCCTCATGCGCGCCACCGAGACGCGCCTGCGCATCGAGGATCCGAGCCTGTCCGACCTGCTGCGGCTGCGCGAGATGAGCTGGGCGGCCCGGGTGCTCGCCGGCAACGCCACCCTGATGGTCAACGACGTCCTGGCGCAACACCGCGCGATGACGGCGAAGGAGCAGTTCGACTTCGCGCTCACCGGCCGCGAGACGCTGTTCGCCTTCAAGATCGCCCGCGACATCGCCGGCGGCCTGTCCGGCGCCGCCGAGGTGAGGGCCGCGGTGGAGAAGGCCTGGGTCGGGTACTTCGACGGCCCCTTCGACGCGCGGACCCGGGCCCTGATGCCCGCCCTGCTCGATCCGGCGCTGCCGCGGCCGACGGTCGTCGAGTCGCGGGCGCAATCGACGCCGGCCCTCGACACGATCGCGGCGGTCTCGCTCGCGGCGGTCGGCCATCTCGAGGCGGTCGCCGGCGCGTCGGCCGCCGAGGCCCGCACCGAGCTCGCGGTCCAGGCAGGCCTCCTCGTCCTCGTCCTGGTGCTCGGCCTCGGCGGGATGGCATGGGTGGCCGTCGGCGTGATCCGGCCGCTCGCGACCATGACCGGGGTGATGCGCCGGCTGGCGGGCGGGGACACCGCCTCGGCGATCCCGCATGACGGGCGCCGCGACGAGATCGGCGCCATGGCGAGCGCCCTGGCGGTGTTCCGCGACGGCATGATCCGCACCCGCCGGCTGGAGGAGGAGACGGCGCTCGCCCGCGCCTCGGCCGAGGAGCAGCGCAAGACCGGCATGCGCCAGATGGCCGACGGCTTCGAGCAGGCGGTCGGGGGCATCGTCGGCATGGTCTCGGCGGCGGCAAGCGAGCTGCAGGCGACCGCCGAGAGCATGAGCGCGACCGCCGGCGCGACCGCCACCCAGTCGACCGGCGCCGCCGCTGCCGCCGACCGGGCGGCGGCCAATGTCGGTACCGTCGCGGTCGCCGCCGAGGAGCTCGGCTCGTCGATCGCCGAGATCGCCCGGCAGGTCACCGACTCGTCCGGCCTCTCCCAGGCCGCGGTCGCGGAGGCGAACGCCACGGCGGGGCTGGTGCAGGACCTGGCCCAGGCGGCGAGCCGCATCGGCGACGTGGTGGCGCTGATCTCCTCGATCGCCGCCCAGACCAACCTGCTCGCGCTCAACGCCACCATCGAGGCCGCCCGGGCCGGGGCGGCGGGACGGGGCTTCGCGGTGGTCGCCGCCGAGGTGAAGGCGCTGGCCGGCCAGACCGCGAAGGCAACCGAGGACATCACCCGGCAGATCGGGCAGATCCAGGGCTCGACGGACCAGGCGGTCGCCGCCATCGGGGGGATCGGGACGCGCATCCGCGAGATCGCCGGCGTGGCGGCCGCGGTCGCCGCGACGGTGGAGCAGCAGGGCGCGGCGACGCAGGAGATCGTGCGCAACGTCACCCATGCGGCCACGGGCACGAGCGAGGTGACCCGGAACGTCGCTAGCGTGGCCGACGCGGCCGAGGAGACGGGAGCGGCCGCGAGCCAGGTGCTCGCCTCGGCCTCCGAGCTGTCGCGCCAGTCCGAGCATCTCAACGCGGAGGTGCAGCGGTTCCTGGCCGGGGTACGGGCGGCCTGA